One genomic region from Arthrobacter sp. YN encodes:
- the pstA gene encoding phosphate ABC transporter permease PstA, protein MSATVVRKRSALTKGQLPKFAPYIVLAVALVVGAAIMALIGFNALGWGIVSAILFAVGLVSWSGAVEGARKAKDKLATCLVVGAFLIALLPLISVIVTVLVNGIPGLITPGFLGTSMNGVTGAFDNKAVEDGAPVLGGIYHALLGTLQITLLATVISVPVGLLTSIYLVEYGNDRPLARAITFFVDVMTGIPSIVAGLFAAAFFFAIVGPGTKTGAVAAVALSVLMIPVVVRSSEEMLKIVPNELREASYALGVRKWRTITKVVIPTAISGIASGVTLAIARVIGETAPILVTAGFATTINNNVFGGWMASLPTFIYTQILNPTSPSNPEPSDQRAWGAALVLIILVMLLNLGARLIARLFAPKTGR, encoded by the coding sequence ATGTCCGCCACAGTAGTCCGCAAGCGCTCAGCGCTCACCAAGGGCCAGCTGCCCAAGTTCGCGCCCTACATTGTCTTGGCCGTCGCACTCGTTGTGGGCGCGGCCATCATGGCGCTCATCGGCTTCAACGCCTTGGGCTGGGGCATCGTCTCCGCCATTCTGTTCGCCGTGGGCCTGGTCTCATGGAGCGGTGCTGTTGAAGGTGCCCGCAAAGCCAAGGACAAGCTCGCCACGTGCTTGGTGGTCGGTGCCTTCCTGATTGCGCTGCTGCCGCTGATCTCGGTGATCGTCACAGTGCTGGTCAACGGCATCCCCGGGCTCATCACCCCCGGCTTCCTGGGCACGTCCATGAATGGCGTTACCGGCGCATTCGACAACAAGGCAGTAGAGGACGGCGCGCCGGTCCTCGGCGGCATCTACCACGCACTGCTGGGCACCCTCCAGATCACGCTCCTTGCCACAGTGATCTCCGTTCCCGTGGGCCTCCTCACCTCCATTTACCTGGTGGAATACGGCAACGACCGTCCGCTGGCCCGCGCCATCACGTTCTTCGTGGACGTCATGACCGGCATCCCGTCGATCGTGGCCGGCCTCTTCGCGGCAGCGTTCTTCTTCGCCATTGTTGGCCCCGGCACCAAGACCGGTGCGGTAGCCGCCGTCGCGCTTTCCGTCCTGATGATCCCTGTTGTGGTTCGCTCCAGCGAGGAAATGCTGAAGATCGTCCCGAACGAGCTCCGCGAGGCGTCTTACGCGCTGGGCGTCCGTAAGTGGCGCACCATCACCAAGGTGGTCATCCCGACGGCGATTTCCGGCATCGCGTCCGGCGTCACCTTGGCGATCGCCCGCGTTATCGGTGAAACCGCTCCGATCCTGGTCACCGCCGGATTCGCCACCACCATCAACAACAACGTGTTCGGTGGCTGGATGGCCTCGCTGCCTACGTTCATCTACACACAGATCCTCAACCCGACGTCGCCGTCCAACCCGGAGCCGTCGGACCAGCGTGCCTGGGGCGCCGCGTTGGTGCTGATCATCCTGGTGATGCTCCTGAACCTCGGAGCCCGCCTCATCGCCCGTCTGTTCGCTCCCAAGACGGGGCGGTAG
- the pstB gene encoding phosphate ABC transporter ATP-binding protein PstB has protein sequence MSKRIDVKDLNVYYGNFLAVEDVNINIQAKSVTAFIGPSGCGKSTFLRTLNRMHEVLPGARVEGEVLLDGDNLYGPGVDPVTVRTQVGMVFQRPNPFPTMSIRDNVLAGVKLNNKKISKGAADALVEKSLVGANLWNEVKDRLDKPGSGLSGGQQQRLCIARAIAVEPQVILMDEPCSALDPISTLAVEDLINELKDQYTVVIVTHNMQQAARVSDKTAFFNIAGTGKPGKLIEFADTTSIFNNPGQKATEDYVSGRFG, from the coding sequence ATGTCCAAGCGCATCGACGTCAAAGACCTCAATGTCTACTACGGCAACTTCCTGGCCGTCGAGGACGTCAACATCAACATCCAGGCCAAATCCGTTACAGCCTTCATCGGCCCGTCCGGCTGCGGCAAGTCCACCTTCCTCCGCACGCTTAACCGCATGCACGAGGTCCTTCCCGGCGCACGCGTCGAGGGCGAGGTCCTCCTGGACGGCGACAACCTCTACGGCCCCGGCGTCGACCCCGTAACCGTCCGCACCCAGGTGGGCATGGTCTTCCAGCGCCCCAACCCGTTCCCCACGATGTCCATCCGCGACAACGTGCTGGCCGGCGTGAAGCTGAACAACAAGAAGATCTCCAAGGGCGCTGCAGATGCCCTGGTGGAGAAGTCCTTGGTGGGCGCCAACCTGTGGAACGAGGTCAAGGACCGCCTGGACAAGCCCGGCTCCGGCCTTTCCGGTGGTCAGCAGCAGCGTCTGTGCATCGCCCGCGCCATCGCGGTTGAGCCCCAGGTGATCCTCATGGACGAGCCCTGCTCCGCCCTTGACCCCATCTCCACCTTGGCCGTTGAGGACCTCATCAACGAGCTCAAGGACCAGTACACCGTGGTGATCGTGACCCACAACATGCAGCAGGCGGCGCGTGTGTCGGACAAGACCGCGTTCTTCAACATCGCAGGCACCGGCAAGCCGGGCAAGCTGATCGAGTTCGCCGACACCACCAGCATCTTCAACAACCCCGGCCAGAAGGCCACGGAAGACTACGTCTCCGGCCGCTTCGGATAA
- a CDS encoding inorganic phosphate transporter translates to MTIAILVLVVGLASGFAFLNGFRDVSNAVALSTRTRALTPSIAVLLAAIFNFVGAMLSGTFILAFTQSWITLPSGTSGLTILASALTAAILWGVYAWWRGIPLSSTNSLVGGLIGAGAASVLVGGNAVGGMDNVLLTQVALPLVLSPVIAFVAAYLLVWPVTWAARYTQPNVVNRRFRRAQAVSAAAVAFGHGLQDGQRTAAVILLAMVAAGLSGGNDVPLWILLVTAIMLTAGTMFGGWRISHTLGHKLIRVDPLRGFVSQTLTSVMLFIGAIAFHLPLSTTHTLTASVLGAGVNQRFHTVNRRLVRRILLFWVATPLVTAAAAFILELAFSPLADL, encoded by the coding sequence GTGACCATCGCCATCCTGGTCCTGGTAGTTGGCCTGGCTTCCGGTTTCGCATTCCTGAACGGCTTCCGCGACGTCTCCAACGCCGTCGCGCTTTCCACTCGGACCCGCGCACTCACTCCCTCAATTGCGGTGCTCCTGGCCGCCATCTTCAACTTTGTGGGTGCCATGCTCAGCGGCACTTTCATCCTTGCCTTCACCCAGTCCTGGATCACGCTGCCGAGTGGCACCAGCGGCCTGACCATCCTCGCCTCGGCCCTCACTGCAGCCATCCTGTGGGGAGTGTACGCGTGGTGGCGCGGCATCCCGCTGTCTTCCACCAACTCACTGGTGGGCGGCCTGATTGGTGCAGGTGCAGCAAGCGTCCTGGTGGGCGGCAACGCGGTAGGCGGCATGGACAACGTCCTGCTCACCCAAGTGGCGCTGCCGTTGGTCTTGTCGCCTGTCATCGCGTTCGTGGCGGCGTACCTGCTGGTATGGCCGGTGACGTGGGCTGCCCGCTATACGCAGCCGAACGTGGTCAACCGGCGGTTCCGCCGGGCGCAGGCCGTCTCCGCCGCCGCCGTCGCGTTCGGCCACGGGCTCCAGGACGGCCAGCGCACAGCTGCGGTCATTCTGCTGGCCATGGTGGCTGCGGGATTGTCCGGCGGCAATGATGTGCCGCTCTGGATCCTGTTGGTCACAGCCATCATGCTTACTGCGGGCACCATGTTCGGCGGCTGGCGGATCTCCCACACTCTTGGCCACAAGCTCATCAGGGTGGATCCGCTGCGAGGCTTCGTGTCGCAAACACTGACCTCCGTGATGCTGTTCATCGGAGCCATCGCCTTCCACCTGCCGCTCTCCACCACCCATACGCTGACGGCGTCCGTGCTGGGTGCGGGGGTCAATCAGCGCTTCCACACCGTCAACAGGCGCCTGGTGCGGAGGATCCTGCTGTTCTGGGTGGCCACGCCACTGGTCACAGCCGCAGCTGCCTTCATCCTGGAGCTGGCGTTCTCGCCCCTCGCGGACCTGTAA
- a CDS encoding DUF47 domain-containing protein produces the protein MKLRLFPQEPAGLVLLAQMASVIVAGTGTLSEILGAPASEHERLAEELHEHESKSLDLHFALLTHMRTSFVNPLPREDMYTLSRHLTEAMEKLDAAGDLVAIYKLDRLPKRAADQLEIISRQAELTVDAMRKLEDLDELEDYWIEILRLAKRAERTHRIWVAEMLKDMKSTQYARHRDIANQLVEVTKDMRKVATQVGSIIVKES, from the coding sequence ATGAAGCTGCGCCTTTTCCCCCAGGAACCTGCCGGGCTCGTCCTCCTCGCGCAGATGGCCAGTGTGATCGTGGCCGGCACCGGGACGCTCTCCGAGATTCTTGGAGCCCCCGCCAGCGAGCACGAGCGCCTCGCCGAAGAACTTCACGAGCACGAGTCCAAGTCGTTGGACCTGCACTTCGCCCTGCTGACCCACATGCGCACCAGCTTTGTGAACCCGCTCCCCCGCGAGGACATGTACACGCTGTCCCGCCACCTCACCGAGGCCATGGAGAAACTCGACGCCGCCGGTGACCTGGTAGCCATCTACAAGCTGGACCGACTTCCCAAACGGGCAGCCGACCAACTGGAGATCATCAGCCGGCAGGCCGAGCTCACCGTGGACGCCATGCGGAAACTCGAAGACCTGGACGAGCTTGAGGACTACTGGATCGAGATCCTCCGGCTGGCCAAGCGCGCAGAACGGACCCACCGGATCTGGGTGGCCGAGATGCTCAAGGACATGAAATCCACGCAATACGCGCGGCACCGGGACATCGCCAACCAGTTGGTGGAAGTTACCAAGGACATGCGGAAGGTCGCCACCCAGGTAGGCAGCATCATCGTCAAGGAATCATGA
- a CDS encoding class I SAM-dependent methyltransferase, with product MTSGVVRAAYSARAAEYTSLFGSISSTHPVDRELVLSWARGLPGKVIDAGCGPGQWTAFLHSDGVDVQGVDLVPEFIETAKQFCPDAQFSVGSLERLPTPDHSLAGILAWYSLIHISPAEISRVLEEFARCLTPGGSLLLGFFDGPAGEQFPHAVTSAYFWSVEEMSGLLQEAGFSIVGTHSRVDPGVRPHAAIVAKRLLTPTLDG from the coding sequence ATGACGTCCGGAGTTGTGAGAGCCGCCTATTCAGCCCGTGCAGCCGAGTACACCTCGCTGTTCGGGTCCATTAGCAGCACGCATCCGGTCGATAGGGAGCTGGTGTTGTCGTGGGCCCGGGGATTGCCCGGGAAGGTTATCGACGCCGGCTGTGGGCCTGGGCAATGGACAGCCTTCCTGCACTCCGACGGGGTGGACGTCCAAGGCGTGGACTTGGTACCGGAGTTTATTGAGACAGCCAAGCAATTCTGCCCGGATGCTCAGTTCTCTGTCGGGTCACTTGAACGGCTGCCCACCCCGGATCACTCATTGGCGGGAATCCTCGCTTGGTACTCCCTGATCCACATCTCCCCTGCTGAAATCAGCCGTGTTCTGGAAGAGTTTGCTCGCTGCCTCACTCCCGGCGGGAGCCTCCTGCTCGGCTTCTTCGATGGCCCGGCGGGTGAACAGTTCCCGCATGCAGTGACGTCCGCCTATTTCTGGTCTGTGGAGGAGATGTCGGGACTGTTGCAGGAAGCCGGTTTCAGCATTGTCGGTACGCACTCGCGCGTCGACCCTGGAGTGCGTCCCCACGCGGCTATCGTCGCGAAGCGGCTGCTCACTCCGACCTTGGATGGCTAG
- the arfA gene encoding arabinosylfuranosidase ArfA has translation MGNPENPTAKITIDPAFVVGPVRRKTFGAFVEHLGRCVYTGIFEPEHPKADDDGFRTDVLDLTRELGVSTVRYPGGNFVSGYRWEDGVGPKEDRPTRLDLAWHSSDPNLVGVDEFAKWSEKAGVEPMMAVNLGTRGPQEALDLLEYSTIKGGTALSEQRKANGAVEPHNITMWCLGNEMDGFWQIGHKKADEYARVAAETARAMRMVNPDLELVACGSSGPTMPTFGEWERVVLNETYELVDLISAHQYFEDFGDLQEHLSAGHRMEAFIKDLVSHIDHVRSANKSGKQVNISFDEWNVWHMSRDESKVPTGDDWPVAPVLLEDRYTVADAVVVGDLLITLLRNTDRVHSASLAQLVNVIAPIMTEPGGRAWKQTTFHPFALTSQNASGTVLNLAAESPLLETEKTSGFTALSAVATFDAEAKEAVVFAVNRSATDALTLDAAVGSLNAGKVIEAVTYSNKDPYWQATADDSTSVLPSENVSVKLDGGRLTAALPAVSWTMIRLLLEDQVN, from the coding sequence TTGGGAAACCCAGAAAACCCCACGGCCAAAATCACCATCGATCCCGCGTTCGTCGTAGGCCCCGTCAGGAGGAAGACTTTCGGCGCCTTCGTTGAGCACCTCGGCCGCTGCGTCTACACGGGCATTTTCGAGCCTGAGCACCCGAAAGCCGACGACGACGGTTTCCGCACCGATGTCCTCGACCTCACCAGGGAACTCGGCGTCTCCACGGTCAGGTACCCGGGCGGAAACTTCGTCTCGGGGTACCGCTGGGAAGACGGAGTGGGACCCAAGGAAGACCGCCCAACAAGGCTCGACCTCGCCTGGCACTCCAGCGATCCCAACCTGGTGGGCGTGGACGAGTTCGCAAAGTGGTCGGAGAAGGCCGGCGTTGAACCGATGATGGCGGTCAACCTGGGTACCAGGGGCCCGCAGGAAGCTCTGGACCTGTTGGAGTACTCCACCATCAAGGGTGGAACGGCCTTGTCCGAACAGCGCAAGGCGAATGGCGCCGTCGAGCCTCACAACATCACGATGTGGTGCCTCGGGAACGAGATGGACGGCTTCTGGCAGATCGGCCACAAGAAGGCGGACGAGTACGCGCGGGTTGCCGCCGAGACGGCGCGGGCGATGCGCATGGTCAACCCGGACCTGGAACTGGTGGCTTGTGGAAGTTCGGGACCAACCATGCCCACGTTCGGCGAATGGGAGCGCGTGGTCCTCAATGAGACGTACGAGTTGGTGGACCTGATCTCGGCGCACCAGTACTTTGAGGACTTCGGGGATCTGCAGGAGCACCTCTCGGCGGGACACCGGATGGAGGCGTTCATCAAGGACCTGGTCTCGCACATCGACCATGTGAGGTCGGCCAACAAGTCCGGGAAGCAGGTCAATATCTCGTTCGATGAGTGGAACGTCTGGCACATGTCCCGCGACGAGTCCAAGGTGCCCACAGGCGACGACTGGCCCGTGGCGCCAGTGCTCCTCGAGGACCGGTACACGGTTGCCGACGCCGTGGTGGTGGGAGACCTTCTCATCACGCTGCTGCGCAACACGGACCGCGTCCACTCCGCGAGCCTGGCTCAGCTGGTCAACGTGATCGCACCCATCATGACCGAGCCGGGCGGCCGGGCCTGGAAGCAGACCACGTTCCACCCGTTTGCGCTCACTTCGCAGAATGCCTCGGGTACGGTGCTGAACCTCGCCGCCGAATCCCCGCTGCTGGAGACCGAAAAGACGTCGGGCTTCACCGCCCTGTCAGCCGTGGCGACCTTTGATGCAGAAGCCAAGGAGGCCGTGGTGTTCGCAGTAAACCGCTCGGCGACTGACGCGCTGACGTTGGATGCCGCCGTCGGGAGCCTCAACGCCGGCAAGGTCATTGAGGCCGTCACCTACTCGAACAAGGACCCGTACTGGCAGGCCACTGCCGACGATTCGACGTCGGTCCTGCCGTCCGAGAACGTCAGTGTGAAGCTCGACGGCGGCCGCCTCACCGCCGCGCTTCCGGCCGTGAGCTGGACCATGATCCGGCTGTTGCTGGAGGACCAGGTCAACTGA
- a CDS encoding RidA family protein: protein MPSAVTLIRSEQLSSAAQYAYAATAPAEARLIFLAGSCPLNEDGTTAGMGDYKAQAEKSVENMLLALDAAGAGIKDVISTRVLVASTQQADLVTAWNVVRAAFADHDVPSTLMGVTVLGYDHQLVEIEAIAAVMD from the coding sequence ATGCCCAGCGCTGTAACCCTCATTCGTTCTGAACAACTCAGCTCCGCAGCCCAGTACGCCTATGCGGCCACTGCGCCCGCGGAAGCCCGACTGATCTTCCTGGCGGGATCCTGCCCGCTGAACGAGGACGGCACCACAGCAGGTATGGGGGACTACAAAGCCCAAGCGGAAAAGTCGGTCGAAAACATGCTGCTGGCTTTGGACGCCGCGGGAGCGGGGATAAAGGACGTCATTTCCACCCGCGTCCTGGTTGCCTCGACCCAGCAGGCCGACCTCGTCACCGCTTGGAACGTGGTGCGTGCCGCCTTTGCCGATCATGACGTCCCGAGCACGCTCATGGGCGTCACCGTCCTCGGCTACGACCACCAGTTGGTGGAGATCGAAGCCATCGCTGCAGTCATGGACTGA
- a CDS encoding LacI family DNA-binding transcriptional regulator yields MAVTMNDVARVAGVSLKTVSNVINNYEFIRPTTKQRVLDAIDELGYQANLTARSLRSGKTSMLGLVLADLSIPYYAELASDIMKAAWARGYRVLVEQSGNEPEHEKAALQGQFRTLTDGLLFIPLALDAEQIIAAAGKKPLVLLGEFVQDPRLDMVLIQNHRAAAAVTAHLLAGGRRRIAVLGAHDGDTTGSNGLRLEGYKTALADAGVAYDPTLVVACDWRRDGGADAIAGLLDSGVEFDAVFGLNDALALGALHELLVRGRKVPEEIAVAGFDDIDEARFASPSLTTLAPGRAEIAERAVELLIERIEAKNAAPTVQQPEAKFELRVRQSAP; encoded by the coding sequence ATGGCCGTCACCATGAACGACGTCGCGCGCGTTGCCGGGGTCTCGTTGAAGACGGTTTCCAACGTGATCAACAACTACGAGTTCATCCGGCCCACCACCAAACAGCGCGTCCTGGACGCCATCGATGAGCTGGGCTACCAAGCCAACCTGACGGCCCGCAGCCTCCGCTCGGGCAAGACCAGCATGCTCGGATTGGTCCTCGCCGACCTTTCCATCCCGTATTACGCCGAGCTGGCCTCGGACATCATGAAGGCGGCCTGGGCACGGGGCTACCGTGTCCTCGTGGAGCAGTCCGGAAATGAGCCTGAGCACGAAAAGGCGGCGCTCCAGGGCCAGTTCCGCACCCTCACTGATGGCCTCCTCTTCATTCCACTCGCCCTGGACGCTGAGCAGATCATCGCTGCCGCGGGCAAGAAGCCGTTGGTCCTGCTGGGTGAATTCGTGCAGGATCCGCGGCTGGACATGGTCCTCATTCAAAACCACCGAGCCGCTGCTGCGGTCACCGCCCACCTGCTGGCGGGAGGCCGCCGTCGTATAGCTGTTCTGGGCGCGCACGACGGCGACACCACCGGCAGCAATGGCCTGCGCCTTGAGGGGTACAAGACTGCGCTCGCTGACGCTGGTGTCGCTTACGATCCCACCTTGGTGGTCGCTTGCGACTGGCGGCGCGACGGCGGTGCCGACGCCATCGCCGGCCTGCTGGACAGCGGTGTGGAGTTCGACGCCGTCTTTGGGCTCAACGATGCCCTGGCCCTGGGTGCGCTGCACGAACTTCTGGTCCGCGGCAGGAAGGTCCCCGAGGAGATCGCGGTTGCCGGTTTTGATGACATCGATGAGGCGAGGTTTGCCTCGCCGTCGCTGACCACTCTGGCGCCGGGGCGGGCGGAAATTGCGGAGCGCGCCGTCGAACTTCTCATCGAGCGGATTGAAGCCAAGAACGCGGCGCCCACTGTCCAGCAGCCGGAAGCGAAGTTCGAATTGCGGGTCAGGCAGTCCGCGCCGTAG
- a CDS encoding D-TA family PLP-dependent enzyme has translation MNLIPAEVVTPAVLIDVDVLDRNVERMAASMLSRGLKLRPHVKTHKTLEIARKQLSAGAVGITVATIGEAEVFAADGVKDIFIAYPLWVEATHADRLRDLASTARIAVGVDSAESATAMGRQLGADAASIEVLIEVDSGHHRSGVLPDEVVDVAHAAAAAGLLVSGVFTFPGHSYKPGMPTGAASNENEALGLAATALTSAGFEVTTISGGSTPTALISGDSAASELRPGVYVFGDAQQLELERCTWDDIALTVAATVVSRHETRGGNVRRVVVDAGSKILGSDRPDWATGYARLPEYPEARVTALSEHHATVVWPESSELPPLGTRLRVIPNHVCLAMNLVDEVTVVRDGALVEQWAVAARGRNN, from the coding sequence ATGAACCTGATCCCCGCTGAAGTTGTCACCCCTGCCGTCCTGATCGACGTCGATGTCCTGGACCGAAACGTCGAACGCATGGCGGCAAGCATGCTCAGCAGGGGACTCAAGCTCCGGCCGCACGTCAAGACGCACAAGACCCTGGAGATCGCGCGAAAGCAGCTGTCAGCCGGGGCCGTCGGGATCACCGTTGCCACGATCGGCGAGGCCGAAGTCTTCGCAGCGGACGGCGTGAAGGACATCTTCATCGCGTACCCACTCTGGGTTGAAGCCACGCACGCTGATCGCCTGCGGGACTTGGCGTCCACGGCCCGCATCGCCGTTGGCGTGGATTCCGCTGAAAGTGCGACGGCGATGGGTCGCCAACTCGGCGCGGACGCCGCAAGCATTGAGGTGCTGATCGAAGTGGACAGTGGTCATCACCGCAGCGGCGTTCTACCGGACGAAGTGGTGGACGTTGCCCATGCAGCGGCTGCCGCTGGGTTGTTGGTGTCCGGCGTTTTCACGTTCCCCGGCCACAGCTACAAGCCTGGAATGCCCACGGGGGCGGCGAGCAACGAAAATGAGGCACTTGGCTTGGCCGCGACGGCGCTGACGTCGGCGGGCTTTGAGGTGACCACCATCAGCGGGGGATCTACGCCGACAGCCCTGATCTCCGGCGATTCCGCAGCCTCCGAGCTGCGCCCTGGCGTCTACGTGTTTGGCGATGCGCAGCAACTGGAGCTTGAACGGTGCACGTGGGACGACATCGCGTTGACTGTTGCAGCCACCGTCGTCAGCAGGCACGAAACGCGGGGTGGGAACGTGCGCCGGGTGGTGGTGGACGCCGGCAGTAAGATCCTGGGCAGCGACCGCCCGGATTGGGCCACCGGATACGCACGGCTCCCCGAATACCCCGAAGCCAGGGTCACCGCATTGTCCGAGCACCACGCCACAGTTGTCTGGCCGGAATCCTCGGAACTGCCGCCTTTGGGCACTCGGCTGAGGGTCATCCCCAACCACGTGTGCCTGGCCATGAACCTCGTAGATGAAGTTACTGTGGTGCGCGATGGTGCATTGGTGGAGCAGTGGGCCGTGGCAGCCCGGGGCCGGAACAACTAG
- a CDS encoding ribbon-helix-helix protein, CopG family, whose translation MAMNWSVPEDLDRRLEKLAAEEHTSKSALLLQGAEMVLQRHARRREISEGLDFVTTHDAGLLMRLEDA comes from the coding sequence ATGGCAATGAATTGGAGCGTTCCTGAGGACCTTGATCGTCGGCTGGAAAAGTTGGCAGCGGAGGAACACACCTCCAAGTCTGCCCTCCTGTTGCAGGGAGCAGAGATGGTTTTACAGCGGCATGCGCGGCGACGTGAGATCAGTGAAGGCCTTGATTTCGTTACGACTCATGATGCTGGGCTGCTGATGCGCCTTGAGGATGCGTAA